The proteins below come from a single Pseudochaenichthys georgianus chromosome 14, fPseGeo1.2, whole genome shotgun sequence genomic window:
- the nherf4b gene encoding NHERF family PDZ scaffold protein 4b isoform X3 translates to MQYVFQGLEIIRLTETFTFNPKEGIDNPVMVTIEDADSVFTPSPRLCVLKRHEGESYGFNLRVERGRQGHIVRNVVSGGVAGFSGLKDGDRLLEVNNCFVEDVPHPEVAGKIRLSGNQLCLLLLDGEEYEQAVSRGEDLQSLVSAHKGEGCRPPRLCHITRDPASGLGINFIPVEGEKGRFSVSLAAGGAAEKAGVCKGDHLVWIDGATVSDLTHSALSRMIKKCGNHITILVIDGESEKNYLRQRRPILPAMAVPHNLPHRARRLHLVSEADGYGFLLKLEKAASGRKSHVLRAMKSGSPAEKAGMKDGELLLEVNGEAVESLKHEEIVDRVRQSGEQISLTTITLVGLEFYTQLGLSPLLFCEDAAVEREKESSVSASAAEQAPQKEMDDSCKPRHCSVQKGPLGFGFNLDSVPQGPGTFISQMAFGGSGQRAGLCVGDVVMEVDGQNVEDKSLEDVIMLVKEGGHFIYLLVMYKTNMRREQTDTPTRDIPDSEVKK, encoded by the exons ATGCAATATGTTTTTCAAGGTTTGGAAATCATCCGGTTAACAGA GACATTTACATTTAATCCAAAAGAGGGAATAGACAACCCAGTGATGGTCACCATAGAAGATGCAG ACTCTGTGTTCACACCCAGCCCACGTCTGTGTGTTCTTAAACGACACGAAGGGGAGTCCTACGGCTTTAATCTGCGGGTGGAGAGGGGACGCCAGGGTCACATCGTCAGAAATGTAGTGTCAGGAGGCGTGGCAGGGTTCAGTGGCCTTAAGGATGGAGACAGGCTTCTGGAAGTCAACAACTGCTTTGTGGAGGACGTCCCTCACCCTGAG GTGGCTGGGAAGATAAGGCTCAGTGGAAATCAGTTATGTTTATTATTGTTGGATGGCGAGGAGTACGAGCAGGCTGTGTCCCGAGGTGAAGACCTTCAAAGTCTGGTCAGTGCGCACAAGGGCGAGGGCTGCAGACCACCCAGACTCTGCCACATCACCAGGGATCCAGCCTCAGGTCTGGGCATCAACTTCATACCCGTGGAAG GAGAGAAAGGTCGCTTCTCTGTGAGCCTGGCAGCAGGAGGTGCAGCGGAAAAGGCTGGGGTGTGTAAAGGAGATCACCTGGTGTGGATAGACGGAGCAACAGTGTCTGATCTCACACACTCCGCACTCAGCAGGATG ATTAAAAAATGTGGCAATCACATCACCATCCTTGTGATTGACGGTGAGAGTGAGAAGAACTACCTGCGTCAGCGGAGGCCCATTCTGCCCGCCATGGCTGTTCCACATAACCTGCCTCACAGAGCCAGAAGACTCCACCTGGTGTCAGAGGCCGACGGCTACGGCTTCCTGCTTAAGCTGGAGAAGGCAGCATCAGGACGCAAAT CCCATGTTCTGCGTGCGATGAAGAGTGGCAGTCCTGCAGAGAAGGCAGGTATGAAGGATGGAGAGCTGCTGCTGGAGGTCAATGGGGAGGCGGTGGAGTCATTGAAGCATGAGGAGATAGTTGACAGAGTGAGACAGAGTGGAGAACAGATATCTCTCACCACCATCACTCTCGTGGGGCTGGAGTTTTACACCCAG TTGGGTCTATCCCCGCTTCTCTTCTGTGAGGATGCTGCTGTCGAGAGAGAAAAGGAGAGCAGCGTATCAGCCTCTGCAGCAGAGCAGGCTCCACAAAAGGAAATGGATGACTCATGTAAGCCCAGACACTGCTCCGTCCAAAAAGGCCCTTTGGGGTTTGGCTTTAACCTGGACAGTGTTCCACAGGGTCCTGGGACCTTCATCAGTCAG ATGGCTTTTGGGGGCTCTGGTCAGAGAGCTGGACTGTGCGTGGGTGATGTTGTGATGGAGGTCGATGGACAAAATGTGGAAGATAAGTCTCTGGAGGACGTGATTATGCTTGTGAAAGAAGGaggacattttatttatttactagtCATGTATAAGACTAACATGAGGCGCGAGCAGACTGACACACCGACAAGAGACATCCCTGACAGTGAGGTGAAGAAAT GA
- the nherf4b gene encoding NHERF family PDZ scaffold protein 4b isoform X2 — MGKRHNMKSSTGLEIIRLTETFTFNPKEGIDNPVMVTIEDADSVFTPSPRLCVLKRHEGESYGFNLRVERGRQGHIVRNVVSGGVAGFSGLKDGDRLLEVNNCFVEDVPHPEVAGKIRLSGNQLCLLLLDGEEYEQAVSRGEDLQSLVSAHKGEGCRPPRLCHITRDPASGLGINFIPVEGEKGRFSVSLAAGGAAEKAGVCKGDHLVWIDGATVSDLTHSALSRMIKKCGNHITILVIDGESEKNYLRQRRPILPAMAVPHNLPHRARRLHLVSEADGYGFLLKLEKAASGRKSHVLRAMKSGSPAEKAGMKDGELLLEVNGEAVESLKHEEIVDRVRQSGEQISLTTITLVGLEFYTQLGLSPLLFCEDAAVEREKESSVSASAAEQAPQKEMDDSCKPRHCSVQKGPLGFGFNLDSVPQGPGTFISQMAFGGSGQRAGLCVGDVVMEVDGQNVEDKSLEDVIMLVKEGGHFIYLLVMYKTNMRREQTDTPTRDIPDSEVKK; from the exons ATGGGTAAGAGACACAACATGAAATCAAGTACAG GTTTGGAAATCATCCGGTTAACAGA GACATTTACATTTAATCCAAAAGAGGGAATAGACAACCCAGTGATGGTCACCATAGAAGATGCAG ACTCTGTGTTCACACCCAGCCCACGTCTGTGTGTTCTTAAACGACACGAAGGGGAGTCCTACGGCTTTAATCTGCGGGTGGAGAGGGGACGCCAGGGTCACATCGTCAGAAATGTAGTGTCAGGAGGCGTGGCAGGGTTCAGTGGCCTTAAGGATGGAGACAGGCTTCTGGAAGTCAACAACTGCTTTGTGGAGGACGTCCCTCACCCTGAG GTGGCTGGGAAGATAAGGCTCAGTGGAAATCAGTTATGTTTATTATTGTTGGATGGCGAGGAGTACGAGCAGGCTGTGTCCCGAGGTGAAGACCTTCAAAGTCTGGTCAGTGCGCACAAGGGCGAGGGCTGCAGACCACCCAGACTCTGCCACATCACCAGGGATCCAGCCTCAGGTCTGGGCATCAACTTCATACCCGTGGAAG GAGAGAAAGGTCGCTTCTCTGTGAGCCTGGCAGCAGGAGGTGCAGCGGAAAAGGCTGGGGTGTGTAAAGGAGATCACCTGGTGTGGATAGACGGAGCAACAGTGTCTGATCTCACACACTCCGCACTCAGCAGGATG ATTAAAAAATGTGGCAATCACATCACCATCCTTGTGATTGACGGTGAGAGTGAGAAGAACTACCTGCGTCAGCGGAGGCCCATTCTGCCCGCCATGGCTGTTCCACATAACCTGCCTCACAGAGCCAGAAGACTCCACCTGGTGTCAGAGGCCGACGGCTACGGCTTCCTGCTTAAGCTGGAGAAGGCAGCATCAGGACGCAAAT CCCATGTTCTGCGTGCGATGAAGAGTGGCAGTCCTGCAGAGAAGGCAGGTATGAAGGATGGAGAGCTGCTGCTGGAGGTCAATGGGGAGGCGGTGGAGTCATTGAAGCATGAGGAGATAGTTGACAGAGTGAGACAGAGTGGAGAACAGATATCTCTCACCACCATCACTCTCGTGGGGCTGGAGTTTTACACCCAG TTGGGTCTATCCCCGCTTCTCTTCTGTGAGGATGCTGCTGTCGAGAGAGAAAAGGAGAGCAGCGTATCAGCCTCTGCAGCAGAGCAGGCTCCACAAAAGGAAATGGATGACTCATGTAAGCCCAGACACTGCTCCGTCCAAAAAGGCCCTTTGGGGTTTGGCTTTAACCTGGACAGTGTTCCACAGGGTCCTGGGACCTTCATCAGTCAG ATGGCTTTTGGGGGCTCTGGTCAGAGAGCTGGACTGTGCGTGGGTGATGTTGTGATGGAGGTCGATGGACAAAATGTGGAAGATAAGTCTCTGGAGGACGTGATTATGCTTGTGAAAGAAGGaggacattttatttatttactagtCATGTATAAGACTAACATGAGGCGCGAGCAGACTGACACACCGACAAGAGACATCCCTGACAGTGAGGTGAAGAAAT GA
- the nherf4b gene encoding NHERF family PDZ scaffold protein 4b isoform X1, with amino-acid sequence MLRLEECAATGIMLTKGLEIIRLTETFTFNPKEGIDNPVMVTIEDADSVFTPSPRLCVLKRHEGESYGFNLRVERGRQGHIVRNVVSGGVAGFSGLKDGDRLLEVNNCFVEDVPHPEVAGKIRLSGNQLCLLLLDGEEYEQAVSRGEDLQSLVSAHKGEGCRPPRLCHITRDPASGLGINFIPVEGEKGRFSVSLAAGGAAEKAGVCKGDHLVWIDGATVSDLTHSALSRMIKKCGNHITILVIDGESEKNYLRQRRPILPAMAVPHNLPHRARRLHLVSEADGYGFLLKLEKAASGRKSHVLRAMKSGSPAEKAGMKDGELLLEVNGEAVESLKHEEIVDRVRQSGEQISLTTITLVGLEFYTQLGLSPLLFCEDAAVEREKESSVSASAAEQAPQKEMDDSCKPRHCSVQKGPLGFGFNLDSVPQGPGTFISQMAFGGSGQRAGLCVGDVVMEVDGQNVEDKSLEDVIMLVKEGGHFIYLLVMYKTNMRREQTDTPTRDIPDSEVKK; translated from the exons GTTTGGAAATCATCCGGTTAACAGA GACATTTACATTTAATCCAAAAGAGGGAATAGACAACCCAGTGATGGTCACCATAGAAGATGCAG ACTCTGTGTTCACACCCAGCCCACGTCTGTGTGTTCTTAAACGACACGAAGGGGAGTCCTACGGCTTTAATCTGCGGGTGGAGAGGGGACGCCAGGGTCACATCGTCAGAAATGTAGTGTCAGGAGGCGTGGCAGGGTTCAGTGGCCTTAAGGATGGAGACAGGCTTCTGGAAGTCAACAACTGCTTTGTGGAGGACGTCCCTCACCCTGAG GTGGCTGGGAAGATAAGGCTCAGTGGAAATCAGTTATGTTTATTATTGTTGGATGGCGAGGAGTACGAGCAGGCTGTGTCCCGAGGTGAAGACCTTCAAAGTCTGGTCAGTGCGCACAAGGGCGAGGGCTGCAGACCACCCAGACTCTGCCACATCACCAGGGATCCAGCCTCAGGTCTGGGCATCAACTTCATACCCGTGGAAG GAGAGAAAGGTCGCTTCTCTGTGAGCCTGGCAGCAGGAGGTGCAGCGGAAAAGGCTGGGGTGTGTAAAGGAGATCACCTGGTGTGGATAGACGGAGCAACAGTGTCTGATCTCACACACTCCGCACTCAGCAGGATG ATTAAAAAATGTGGCAATCACATCACCATCCTTGTGATTGACGGTGAGAGTGAGAAGAACTACCTGCGTCAGCGGAGGCCCATTCTGCCCGCCATGGCTGTTCCACATAACCTGCCTCACAGAGCCAGAAGACTCCACCTGGTGTCAGAGGCCGACGGCTACGGCTTCCTGCTTAAGCTGGAGAAGGCAGCATCAGGACGCAAAT CCCATGTTCTGCGTGCGATGAAGAGTGGCAGTCCTGCAGAGAAGGCAGGTATGAAGGATGGAGAGCTGCTGCTGGAGGTCAATGGGGAGGCGGTGGAGTCATTGAAGCATGAGGAGATAGTTGACAGAGTGAGACAGAGTGGAGAACAGATATCTCTCACCACCATCACTCTCGTGGGGCTGGAGTTTTACACCCAG TTGGGTCTATCCCCGCTTCTCTTCTGTGAGGATGCTGCTGTCGAGAGAGAAAAGGAGAGCAGCGTATCAGCCTCTGCAGCAGAGCAGGCTCCACAAAAGGAAATGGATGACTCATGTAAGCCCAGACACTGCTCCGTCCAAAAAGGCCCTTTGGGGTTTGGCTTTAACCTGGACAGTGTTCCACAGGGTCCTGGGACCTTCATCAGTCAG ATGGCTTTTGGGGGCTCTGGTCAGAGAGCTGGACTGTGCGTGGGTGATGTTGTGATGGAGGTCGATGGACAAAATGTGGAAGATAAGTCTCTGGAGGACGTGATTATGCTTGTGAAAGAAGGaggacattttatttatttactagtCATGTATAAGACTAACATGAGGCGCGAGCAGACTGACACACCGACAAGAGACATCCCTGACAGTGAGGTGAAGAAAT GA